In one window of Nesterenkonia sandarakina DNA:
- a CDS encoding glycosyltransferase family 2 protein, whose product MTLPHRAEPRAVVVTAVHGRHAHLQRQRAALRTSTHPPLRHVVVAMADPQVSAQLDAAGPDDDVAPDTQVLSIARSSGRLPLAAARNMGAAQALKDLTEAEDLLIFLDVDCIPDPELIRAYLQAAKQRPEDLLCGPVAYLPELSAEKLDAASAQQLASWAAPHPARPAPEPGEIITGGEHALFWSLSFAVRRDVWERIGGFDEAYTGYGAEDTDFSWRARARGVELTWVGGARAYHQHHPVSRPPVEHLPDILRNGRIFADRWGHWPMQGWLEEFKRLGLIRRVGEHWVAAAPAAETPSGSSA is encoded by the coding sequence ATGACCCTTCCCCACCGAGCCGAACCGCGCGCCGTCGTCGTGACTGCGGTCCATGGTCGCCACGCGCATCTTCAGCGGCAGCGCGCCGCGCTGCGCACCAGCACCCACCCTCCGCTGCGCCACGTGGTGGTCGCCATGGCGGACCCCCAGGTCAGCGCGCAGCTCGACGCAGCAGGACCAGATGACGACGTCGCGCCGGACACCCAGGTGCTGAGCATCGCGCGCAGCTCGGGCCGGCTTCCGCTGGCCGCGGCCCGCAATATGGGCGCGGCCCAGGCGCTCAAGGACCTCACCGAAGCCGAGGACCTGCTGATCTTCCTGGACGTGGACTGCATCCCGGACCCCGAGCTGATCCGCGCCTACCTCCAGGCGGCGAAGCAGCGACCGGAGGACCTGCTGTGCGGCCCGGTCGCGTATCTTCCCGAGCTTTCGGCGGAGAAGCTCGACGCCGCCTCTGCACAGCAGCTTGCGAGCTGGGCCGCCCCGCATCCGGCCCGGCCAGCACCGGAGCCCGGAGAGATCATCACCGGCGGAGAGCACGCGCTGTTCTGGTCGCTGTCCTTCGCGGTGCGCCGGGACGTCTGGGAGCGCATCGGCGGGTTCGACGAGGCCTACACCGGCTACGGGGCCGAGGACACCGACTTCTCCTGGCGCGCCAGGGCGCGCGGGGTCGAGCTGACATGGGTGGGAGGTGCCCGTGCCTACCACCAGCATCACCCGGTGTCCCGACCGCCGGTGGAGCACCTCCCCGACATCCTGCGCAACGGCCGGATCTTCGCGGATCGGTGGGGGCACTGGCCGATGCAGGGTTGGCTGGAGGAGTTCAAACGGCTGGGGCTGATCCGCCGGGTCGGCGAGCACTGGGTCGCGGCGGCCCCCGCGGCGGAAACCCCCAGCGGGAGCTCGGCATGA
- a CDS encoding RNA-binding S4 domain-containing protein encodes MNHEVSEVPIRDESIRLGQLLKLAGVVENGAIAREVIDSSGVRVDGEVETRRGAQIKRGQLVEFDGEPFGLPSARLMPVEG; translated from the coding sequence ATGAATCACGAGGTGTCTGAGGTCCCGATCCGCGATGAGTCCATCCGTCTGGGGCAGCTGCTGAAGCTGGCCGGAGTGGTGGAGAACGGCGCGATCGCCCGTGAGGTGATCGACTCCTCTGGCGTGCGCGTGGACGGTGAGGTGGAGACTCGGCGCGGCGCCCAGATCAAGCGCGGCCAGCTCGTGGAGTTCGACGGCGAGCCCTTCGGACTGCCGAGCGCCCGACTCATGCCCGTCGAAGGCTGA
- the csrA gene encoding carbon storage regulator CsrA, with translation MLVLTRKVGEQLLIGDEVVVTVLEVRGDGIKIGIDAPRDVKVQRREVLLTVSETNLQAARAASPEAETALKALFGASNGESAPNDDAASAADPEAGREPSPGAPAGDDQRSGPAGPDHTNPAPRS, from the coding sequence GTGTTAGTGCTCACCCGGAAGGTCGGCGAACAGCTCCTCATCGGTGATGAGGTGGTGGTCACCGTGCTCGAGGTGCGCGGCGATGGCATCAAGATCGGCATCGACGCCCCGCGGGACGTCAAGGTCCAGCGCCGGGAAGTGCTGCTCACGGTCTCCGAGACCAACCTGCAGGCAGCCCGGGCCGCGAGCCCAGAGGCCGAGACCGCGCTGAAGGCGCTCTTCGGCGCGTCCAACGGCGAGTCTGCGCCCAACGACGACGCCGCTTCCGCTGCGGACCCCGAGGCCGGCCGCGAGCCCAGTCCCGGTGCTCCCGCCGGCGACGATCAGCGTTCCGGCCCCGCCGGCCCGGACCACACGAACCCCGCGCCCCGGAGCTGA
- a CDS encoding ABC transporter ATP-binding protein, with amino-acid sequence MNPITSHSGTTGPGNGAAAPTRSAASFHNVTQVFGDFTAVDGISLEIPAGRLTTLLGPSGCGKTTSLRMLAGYTQPSSGTIYIDGEDATRLPPERRGLGMVFQSYALFPHMTVAENVAYGLKLRRLPRAEQTRRAAESLDLVGLGHLARSRPRQLSGGQQQRVALARAIAVRPKLLLLDEPLSNLDARLRVQMRAEIRRIQSETGLSVVLVTHDQDEALEMSDEMVVMRAGRIMQQGAPASVFGAPANRFVAEFMGYENFLSAPDGTTLTVRPEHLHVLPSSAAEGHHADLRLSGEVLDLAYRGVDVLVTVAAREADGRDVRLICDVRAGAAADLHRGDPVDVVAPASHVIALRP; translated from the coding sequence ATGAACCCCATCACTTCACACAGCGGAACCACGGGACCAGGTAACGGCGCTGCCGCGCCGACACGCTCCGCGGCGAGCTTCCACAACGTCACTCAGGTCTTCGGCGATTTCACCGCCGTGGACGGCATCTCCCTTGAGATCCCCGCAGGGCGGCTCACCACCTTGTTGGGGCCTTCGGGATGTGGGAAGACGACCTCGCTGCGCATGCTGGCCGGATATACCCAGCCCAGCAGCGGGACGATCTACATCGATGGGGAGGACGCGACCCGGCTTCCCCCGGAGAGGCGCGGGCTGGGCATGGTCTTTCAGTCATACGCGCTATTTCCCCATATGACCGTGGCGGAGAACGTCGCCTACGGGTTGAAGCTGCGTCGACTTCCCCGCGCCGAGCAGACTCGTCGAGCCGCGGAGAGTCTCGACCTTGTGGGCCTGGGACACCTTGCCAGGAGCAGGCCGCGGCAGCTCTCCGGCGGTCAGCAGCAGCGCGTCGCGCTGGCCCGCGCGATCGCCGTGCGCCCCAAGCTGCTACTGCTCGACGAGCCGCTGTCCAACCTCGACGCTCGGTTGCGGGTCCAGATGCGCGCCGAGATCCGCCGCATCCAATCGGAGACCGGACTCTCGGTCGTTCTGGTCACCCACGATCAGGACGAGGCGCTGGAGATGAGCGACGAGATGGTGGTCATGCGCGCAGGCAGGATCATGCAGCAGGGCGCACCAGCCTCGGTCTTCGGCGCCCCCGCGAACCGATTCGTCGCCGAGTTCATGGGGTATGAGAATTTCCTCTCCGCACCCGACGGCACCACCCTCACGGTCCGCCCCGAGCATCTTCACGTGCTGCCCTCAAGCGCCGCAGAGGGGCACCACGCGGATCTTCGGCTGTCCGGTGAGGTGCTGGATCTGGCCTACCGCGGGGTCGACGTGCTCGTCACGGTCGCGGCCCGCGAGGCCGATGGTCGTGACGTGCGCCTGATCTGCGATGTCCGCGCCGGCGCCGCCGCCGATCTGCATCGAGGGGACCCCGTCGACGTCGTGGCCCCGGCCTCCCACGTGATTGCCCTGCGCCCCTGA
- a CDS encoding ABC transporter permease has protein sequence MNRRGSAALLLLPGLAFLVFGFLAPAMGILFAAPGTDAGEIFTRLGAMLTDPYDLRIIGRTVGLGLIVTLVCLTLGFPIAYILARSTSRWAGVLLALAIFPLLLSNVVRTFGWLVILGSNGALAQLLVSLGVTDTPPQLLYTPFAIVMGLTQLFLPLAIIACYSAVSQVDAGLDDAARGLGASRRRTFWDIVVPLSLPGLVVAATLVFAGSVTAYTTPYLLGGSRQRMLSTELYSYSSVTVDWASASATAIVMTILVVLVSGISARLGRRGATA, from the coding sequence ATGAATCGACGCGGATCCGCCGCTCTCCTGCTGCTTCCGGGACTCGCCTTCCTGGTCTTTGGCTTCCTGGCACCGGCGATGGGCATCCTGTTCGCGGCACCGGGCACTGACGCTGGGGAGATCTTCACCCGACTCGGGGCGATGCTCACGGACCCTTATGACCTGCGCATCATCGGACGCACGGTCGGACTCGGACTCATCGTCACTCTGGTGTGCCTGACGCTGGGCTTCCCCATCGCGTACATCCTCGCTCGGTCGACCTCGCGCTGGGCCGGGGTGCTGCTGGCGCTGGCGATCTTCCCGCTGCTGCTGAGCAATGTGGTGCGAACCTTCGGCTGGTTGGTCATTCTGGGCTCCAACGGTGCCCTTGCCCAGCTGCTGGTGAGTCTCGGGGTCACCGACACGCCACCGCAGCTGCTCTACACCCCGTTCGCGATCGTGATGGGGCTGACCCAGTTGTTCCTTCCGCTGGCCATCATCGCGTGCTATTCAGCAGTCTCCCAGGTCGATGCCGGGCTCGATGATGCCGCTCGTGGCCTCGGGGCCAGCCGACGGCGAACCTTCTGGGACATCGTGGTTCCGCTGTCGCTTCCCGGGCTCGTGGTCGCCGCGACGCTGGTCTTCGCCGGGTCCGTCACCGCCTACACCACGCCCTACCTGCTCGGCGGTTCCCGTCAGCGGATGCTCTCCACAGAGCTCTACTCCTATTCCAGCGTCACCGTCGACTGGGCGAGCGCGTCGGCCACTGCCATCGTGATGACCATCCTGGTGGTCCTTGTCTCCGGCATCTCAGCCCGCCTAGGTCGCAGAGGAGCCACCGCGTGA
- a CDS encoding DMT family transporter yields MSSAVPAAAPRSPLVWVFLLLLMLASGAAIPAQGRVNAALTAEIGDPVLAATISFSVGSVILLLVTFGTPRGRRAMARVAPAVRDGRIRWWYFLAGCVGAYFVLTQTLTIGLIGVAVFTVAVVTGQTLGGLLWDRIGLGPAGRMRLNPFRVGGAVLTVLAVLWAVSPQLGAPGQGLAWLALVLLPLSGGFLQAAQQAINGRHSAAYASPAPGTLFNFLAGTLFLLLVWAGKALLTGAEPALSLTWWHYLGGPLGIIFIALGALLVTRVGVLIAAMGMIAGQLLGSLLLDVLLPTPGSLVTTATVLGTGLTLIAVILASLPDILRGRPGPRSAA; encoded by the coding sequence ATGAGTTCTGCTGTGCCCGCCGCGGCGCCCCGTTCCCCGCTGGTCTGGGTCTTCCTGTTGCTGCTGATGCTCGCCTCCGGGGCGGCGATCCCCGCCCAGGGAAGGGTCAATGCCGCGCTGACCGCTGAGATCGGTGACCCGGTTCTGGCGGCGACGATCAGCTTCTCCGTGGGCAGCGTGATCCTGCTGCTGGTGACCTTCGGCACACCCCGTGGTCGGCGGGCGATGGCCCGAGTGGCACCGGCGGTCCGCGACGGCCGGATCCGATGGTGGTACTTCCTGGCAGGGTGCGTGGGCGCGTATTTCGTGCTCACCCAGACCCTGACAATCGGGTTGATCGGCGTGGCCGTGTTCACCGTGGCCGTGGTCACCGGTCAGACCCTGGGCGGTCTGCTCTGGGACCGGATCGGACTCGGCCCGGCCGGGCGGATGCGCCTGAACCCGTTCCGTGTGGGTGGCGCCGTGCTGACCGTGCTGGCGGTGCTCTGGGCGGTCTCCCCGCAGCTGGGCGCACCGGGACAGGGGCTGGCCTGGCTGGCCCTGGTGCTGCTGCCGCTCTCCGGAGGGTTCCTCCAAGCCGCTCAGCAGGCGATCAACGGCCGACACTCCGCGGCCTATGCCTCGCCGGCGCCGGGCACGCTGTTCAACTTCCTGGCCGGCACGCTGTTCCTGCTCCTGGTCTGGGCCGGCAAGGCCCTGCTCACCGGGGCAGAGCCCGCGCTGTCGCTGACCTGGTGGCACTACCTGGGCGGACCGCTGGGCATCATCTTCATCGCCCTGGGCGCGCTGCTGGTCACCCGGGTGGGGGTGCTGATCGCCGCGATGGGCATGATCGCGGGCCAGCTCCTGGGCTCGCTGCTGCTCGACGTGCTGCTCCCGACGCCGGGCTCCTTGGTCACCACTGCCACGGTGCTGGGCACCGGGCTGACCCTGATCGCGGTGATCCTGGCCTCGCTGCCGGATATCCTGCGCGGGCGCCCCGGTCCCCGGTCCGCTGCTTGA
- a CDS encoding ABC transporter permease, protein MNTRKPIAAALALAGYIIMLVPILFVVATAFTSGSTLRFPPEGFSLGWFDAALNYAPFTSALLTSLQLAVASTFLALAVGVPATLAIYRGALPGKGLVEGLFLSPLIIPELVVGLALYQQLIVTFRIENWPVLLLGHTALLLPYAVRVTGAALASSDVSLEEAARGLGASPLRAFFTITLPILRPGIFSAALLGFVTSFNNVPLSLLLQSRESRTLPITMLDYVQQSYDPMIAATSTLILAATVVIAVIAERTVGFAKIFGGINR, encoded by the coding sequence GTGAACACCAGAAAACCTATCGCGGCCGCACTGGCCCTCGCCGGCTACATCATCATGCTGGTCCCGATCCTTTTTGTGGTCGCGACCGCCTTCACCTCCGGTTCCACCCTGAGATTCCCGCCGGAGGGTTTCTCACTGGGATGGTTCGACGCCGCACTGAACTACGCGCCGTTCACCAGCGCCCTGCTGACGAGTCTGCAGCTGGCTGTGGCTTCGACCTTTCTTGCCCTGGCGGTCGGAGTTCCTGCCACCCTTGCCATCTACAGGGGAGCACTGCCGGGCAAGGGCCTGGTCGAGGGCCTGTTCCTCTCCCCGCTGATCATCCCGGAACTCGTCGTCGGCCTGGCGCTGTACCAGCAGCTCATCGTCACCTTCCGCATCGAGAACTGGCCGGTGCTGCTGCTCGGGCACACCGCGCTGCTGCTGCCCTACGCGGTGCGAGTCACCGGAGCAGCGCTGGCTAGCTCGGACGTGTCTCTGGAGGAGGCCGCCCGGGGTCTGGGAGCCTCCCCGCTGCGGGCCTTCTTCACGATCACGCTTCCGATCCTGCGGCCGGGGATCTTCTCCGCGGCGCTGCTCGGCTTCGTGACTTCGTTCAACAACGTTCCGCTCTCGCTGCTGCTCCAGAGCCGGGAGTCCAGAACCCTTCCCATCACGATGCTGGACTACGTGCAGCAGAGCTATGACCCGATGATCGCGGCCACATCGACGCTCATCCTCGCCGCCACGGTGGTCATCGCTGTCATCGCCGAGCGGACCGTCGGATTCGCCAAGATCTTCGGAGGTATCAACCGATGA
- a CDS encoding LacI family DNA-binding transcriptional regulator — protein MTTISDVAALAGVSKATVSRAFTRPDTVAPATTQRVFDASRKLGFVPNSAARQLARGRTGIIALVVPTLNNSFFTPIISGAQERAHELDLQLTVAVHPLSGTEELAAFERLSRQVDGFIVAAPWGTDDILRMAGMFKPLVLVDRETEGMTSVIADTASAFQELASHLLTQGHRHVCYVGGPERSWQDPLRLAAVREAAERGGAQVTALGPFPATFESGLAVSGAIRDCGATAVIPYATAIGLGIQFALLSEGVGKLPVVTSETPVARALGQAQTPVVDVDGEALGRVTVDQLAESIESPAAPARQIRLPVPVHIDPSAESSD, from the coding sequence ATGACCACCATCTCGGATGTCGCGGCTCTTGCCGGGGTCTCCAAAGCCACCGTGTCCCGCGCATTCACCCGTCCGGACACGGTCGCTCCTGCGACCACCCAGCGCGTCTTCGACGCCTCCCGCAAGCTCGGTTTCGTCCCCAACTCGGCTGCCCGACAGCTGGCTCGGGGTCGCACGGGCATCATCGCGCTCGTGGTGCCGACGCTGAACAACAGCTTCTTCACCCCGATCATCTCCGGCGCGCAGGAGCGAGCTCATGAACTTGACCTGCAGCTGACCGTGGCGGTGCACCCACTCTCAGGGACGGAAGAGCTGGCAGCCTTTGAGCGGCTCTCCCGACAGGTTGACGGGTTCATCGTCGCCGCACCCTGGGGAACCGATGACATTCTGCGAATGGCGGGGATGTTCAAACCGCTGGTCCTGGTCGACCGTGAGACCGAAGGCATGACGTCGGTCATCGCAGACACCGCATCTGCATTCCAGGAGCTGGCCTCCCACCTGCTCACACAGGGGCATCGTCACGTGTGTTACGTGGGCGGGCCGGAGCGCTCCTGGCAGGATCCGCTTCGGCTTGCCGCCGTGCGCGAAGCCGCGGAACGTGGCGGAGCGCAGGTCACCGCCCTGGGGCCATTCCCTGCGACCTTTGAATCGGGCCTTGCCGTCTCCGGCGCGATTCGCGATTGCGGAGCCACCGCTGTCATCCCCTACGCCACAGCAATCGGACTAGGGATCCAGTTCGCCCTGCTCTCCGAGGGAGTCGGGAAACTCCCCGTCGTGACCTCCGAGACGCCTGTCGCCCGAGCCCTGGGACAAGCACAGACCCCCGTGGTCGACGTCGACGGTGAAGCGCTTGGACGAGTCACGGTGGATCAGCTCGCGGAGAGCATCGAGTCCCCCGCCGCACCAGCTCGGCAGATCAGACTCCCCGTCCCTGTGCACATAGATCCATCGGCAGAGTCTTCGGACTGA
- a CDS encoding alpha/beta hydrolase — MSATPHVAWSREPEDRAGTPLVVLLHGYGSHEQDLIGLVPGLPADFTYASVRAPVEMEFGGYTWFDLDVERLAYSSSAARAAVEDLWEWIASVKDQHSSVTLLGFSMGMAMATSLLRSRPEAFAAVVGLSGFAVDPTRGEGLEDYFDDEALAAAKVPFFWGRDQEDPIIPSEHVEYTHSWATKTVKLTKVLYAGAGHGVVPQEISHVGEFLTHIVLNPR; from the coding sequence ATGTCTGCAACCCCGCACGTCGCCTGGTCCCGCGAGCCCGAGGACCGCGCCGGCACCCCCTTGGTCGTGCTGCTGCACGGCTACGGCTCCCACGAACAGGATCTGATCGGGCTTGTCCCTGGGTTGCCGGCAGACTTCACCTATGCCTCCGTGCGCGCCCCCGTGGAGATGGAGTTCGGCGGCTACACCTGGTTCGACCTCGACGTGGAGCGGCTCGCCTATTCCTCCTCGGCAGCTCGCGCCGCAGTGGAGGATCTCTGGGAGTGGATCGCCTCGGTCAAGGACCAGCACAGCTCGGTGACCCTGCTCGGCTTCTCCATGGGCATGGCGATGGCCACCTCGCTGCTGCGCAGCCGCCCGGAGGCCTTCGCCGCCGTCGTCGGACTCTCTGGCTTTGCCGTGGACCCGACCCGTGGTGAGGGGCTTGAGGACTATTTCGACGACGAGGCGCTGGCCGCCGCGAAGGTCCCGTTCTTCTGGGGCCGCGACCAGGAGGACCCGATCATCCCGTCCGAGCATGTGGAGTACACCCACAGCTGGGCCACCAAGACCGTGAAGCTGACCAAGGTGCTCTACGCCGGGGCGGGACACGGCGTGGTGCCTCAGGAGATCAGCCATGTGGGGGAGTTCCTGACCCATATCGTGCTCAACCCTCGCTGA
- a CDS encoding glycosyltransferase: MRLRICIIASSQFPIREPFAGGLEAFTHTVARKLISRGHSVTLFAAGGSDPELGAQMLLPERLELSETARSDVGAMPVDWMQQHHAYLGLMLRLAESRDFDVIHNNSLHHLPLALSALLPVPMLTTLHTPPTPWLESAMTYAAPSSVFTAVSSATARAWADSVTASVIPNGIDTDVWHPGPGGNECVWTGRVVPEKAPHLAIDAARAAGRSITLAGPIMDRSYFEQQVQPRLGDDAVYVGHLRHRELVELVGSSAVAVVSSQWDEPYGLVAAEAMSCGTPVAAFPRGGLVEIVTEASGALAAESSVAALAAAITRAARRDRREVRQRAEGDLSLERMVDDYELLYAEMAMEPSTQPSASTR, translated from the coding sequence GTGCGGTTGCGCATATGCATCATCGCCTCGAGCCAGTTCCCCATCAGGGAACCCTTCGCCGGGGGGCTCGAAGCTTTTACACACACGGTGGCAAGGAAGCTCATCAGCAGAGGCCACTCGGTCACGCTTTTCGCTGCGGGCGGCAGCGATCCGGAGCTGGGCGCGCAGATGCTCCTGCCGGAGCGCCTCGAGCTCAGTGAGACTGCCCGCTCCGACGTCGGCGCGATGCCGGTGGACTGGATGCAGCAGCACCACGCCTACCTGGGTCTGATGCTGCGCCTGGCGGAGTCCCGGGACTTCGACGTGATCCACAACAACTCGCTGCACCACCTTCCGCTGGCGCTCTCGGCGCTGCTGCCGGTGCCGATGCTCACCACGCTGCACACTCCCCCGACCCCCTGGCTGGAATCGGCGATGACCTACGCCGCTCCGTCCTCGGTGTTCACCGCGGTGAGCTCCGCCACGGCGCGGGCCTGGGCGGACTCCGTGACTGCCAGCGTGATCCCCAACGGGATCGACACCGATGTCTGGCACCCCGGGCCGGGAGGCAACGAATGCGTCTGGACCGGACGGGTGGTGCCGGAGAAGGCTCCTCACCTCGCGATCGACGCCGCGCGCGCCGCCGGCCGCAGCATCACCCTGGCCGGCCCCATCATGGACCGCAGCTACTTCGAGCAGCAGGTCCAGCCGCGGCTCGGTGACGACGCGGTCTATGTGGGCCACCTGCGCCACCGCGAGCTGGTCGAGCTCGTCGGCTCCTCCGCGGTCGCCGTGGTCAGCTCGCAGTGGGACGAACCCTACGGCCTGGTCGCAGCAGAGGCGATGTCCTGTGGGACCCCGGTCGCGGCGTTCCCACGCGGGGGTCTGGTCGAGATCGTCACGGAGGCCTCCGGCGCGCTCGCCGCGGAGAGTTCCGTGGCCGCGCTGGCCGCGGCGATCACCCGTGCCGCGCGCCGCGACCGCCGCGAGGTCCGCCAGCGCGCTGAAGGGGACCTGTCCCTGGAGCGGATGGTCGACGACTACGAGCTGCTCTACGCCGAGATGGCGATGGAGCCCTCCACCCAGCCCAGCGCCTCCACCCGATGA
- a CDS encoding SGNH/GDSL hydrolase family protein — MNDTEDLHNAEDLLETPDRPAEEGPDTPRHPWTRYVALGDSFTEGIGDPDETRPGYHRGWADRVAEELAIGAATVAGAPKFSYANLAVRGKLIGQIRDEQIAPALQLRPDLITLCAGGNDVIRPGGDPDETARVLDTMVQILSTTGATIVLFNGPDVRETPVVGSIRGKVAIFNENVRTIAARHDALVADMWSLRELTRPEMWDEDRLHFSALGHHTIARMVLETMNVKHDLQPLEPRPVPQRTWRAARVDDAVWARHHLFPWVVRRLRGRSSGDGIHAKRPNFEPLFGGSMPPGGGTIDA; from the coding sequence GTGAACGACACCGAAGACCTCCACAATGCCGAAGACCTCCTCGAGACCCCCGACCGGCCCGCAGAAGAGGGACCGGACACCCCGCGGCACCCCTGGACCCGCTATGTGGCGCTGGGGGACTCCTTCACCGAGGGCATCGGGGACCCAGATGAGACCCGGCCGGGGTACCACCGCGGGTGGGCCGACCGGGTGGCTGAGGAGCTCGCGATCGGCGCGGCCACCGTGGCAGGGGCACCGAAGTTCTCCTACGCCAACCTGGCGGTGCGCGGGAAGCTCATCGGCCAGATCCGGGACGAGCAGATCGCGCCGGCCCTTCAGCTGCGCCCAGATCTGATCACGCTGTGCGCCGGCGGCAACGACGTCATCCGGCCCGGCGGCGACCCCGATGAGACGGCCCGGGTCCTGGACACCATGGTGCAGATCCTGAGCACCACCGGCGCCACCATCGTGCTCTTCAACGGCCCCGACGTCCGGGAGACCCCCGTGGTCGGATCGATCCGCGGCAAGGTCGCGATCTTCAACGAGAACGTGCGCACCATCGCGGCCCGGCATGACGCCCTGGTGGCTGACATGTGGTCGCTGCGCGAGCTCACCCGCCCCGAGATGTGGGATGAGGACCGGCTGCACTTCTCCGCCCTGGGTCATCACACGATCGCCCGGATGGTCCTGGAGACGATGAACGTCAAGCATGACCTGCAGCCCCTGGAGCCGCGGCCGGTGCCGCAGCGGACCTGGCGCGCGGCCCGGGTGGACGACGCCGTGTGGGCCCGTCATCACCTGTTCCCCTGGGTGGTGCGCAGGCTGCGTGGCCGCTCCTCCGGGGACGGGATCCACGCGAAGCGGCCCAACTTCGAGCCGCTCTTCGGCGGGTCCATGCCGCCGGGCGGCGGCACGATCGACGCCTGA
- a CDS encoding glycosyltransferase, with protein sequence MSITVASVPASHVYIRHLQHPDDAARRTEAPEQPEPRESEHLVVRRLPDPPSPRKDTPTGAPWWPPAMLDPDWIAAHDFDLMHVHFGFDAQTPEQLHEVFDALDAHGRPLIYTAHDLWNPHQADPALHEAQLQVLFARARAVITLSDQAAEEIFTRWGVSAEVIPHPHVVDLELIHRYAESPRRRTEEFRLGVHLKSLRANMVGIEVLEAALAALREIPRAVLQVDLHHDVFDSSGTRHDARLVRWLKRQDPELLDLRVHDFFTDAELFDYLSSLHASLLPYRFGTHSGWMEAAHDLGTTVIAPDVGCYRSQGADFLYRWQDGRLDAASLTRAVQAASTQAAGVQSRSAQSGSYPDDHTPWRAPAAPARQGWREEQRRAIAAAHAEIYARVLSEG encoded by the coding sequence ATGAGCATCACCGTGGCCTCGGTGCCCGCATCCCATGTCTACATCCGCCATCTCCAACACCCGGACGACGCAGCCCGCAGGACGGAAGCGCCGGAGCAGCCGGAACCGAGAGAATCGGAACACCTCGTGGTGCGCCGGCTGCCGGATCCGCCCTCTCCGCGGAAGGACACCCCCACCGGGGCGCCGTGGTGGCCGCCGGCGATGCTGGACCCGGACTGGATCGCCGCGCACGACTTCGATCTGATGCACGTCCATTTCGGCTTCGACGCGCAGACCCCCGAGCAGCTCCACGAGGTCTTCGACGCGCTCGACGCCCACGGCCGACCCCTGATCTACACCGCGCATGATCTGTGGAACCCGCACCAGGCGGATCCGGCGCTGCATGAGGCCCAGCTTCAGGTGCTCTTCGCCCGGGCACGGGCAGTGATCACGCTCAGCGACCAGGCCGCCGAGGAGATCTTCACCCGCTGGGGTGTGAGCGCAGAGGTGATCCCGCATCCCCACGTGGTGGACCTGGAGCTGATCCACAGGTACGCCGAGTCGCCGCGGCGCCGGACCGAGGAGTTCCGACTCGGCGTGCATCTGAAGAGCCTGCGCGCCAATATGGTCGGCATCGAGGTCCTCGAGGCCGCGCTCGCGGCGCTGCGTGAGATTCCCCGGGCAGTGCTGCAGGTGGACCTGCACCACGACGTCTTCGACTCCTCCGGGACACGCCACGACGCGCGGCTGGTCCGCTGGCTGAAGCGTCAGGACCCTGAGCTCCTGGACCTGCGGGTGCACGACTTCTTCACCGACGCCGAGCTCTTCGACTACCTCTCGAGCCTGCACGCCTCGTTGCTGCCCTATCGCTTCGGCACGCATTCGGGCTGGATGGAGGCTGCCCACGATCTGGGCACCACGGTGATCGCCCCGGACGTGGGCTGCTACCGGAGCCAGGGAGCCGACTTCCTCTACCGCTGGCAGGACGGGCGACTCGACGCGGCGAGCCTGACCCGCGCGGTGCAGGCCGCCAGCACCCAGGCTGCCGGCGTGCAGTCGCGCAGCGCACAGTCAGGCTCCTACCCCGACGACCACACGCCCTGGCGCGCACCGGCGGCCCCGGCCCGTCAGGGTTGGCGCGAAGAGCAGCGGCGAGCGATCGCCGCCGCCCATGCGGAGATCTACGCCAGAGTGCTCAGCGAGGGTTGA